TCAGTTTATAAGTAGTATTTATTCAGACCTTTAAGTAATTGTATTAATGTACCATAAAAAGTGTCTATGATTTACTGTAGGATTTTGTTGTTACAGATACAGCAAAACCAGAGGATAACGTGAATAAAACAGAAGATGATGACAAAGGTAAGTAAATGTAGTCATTTAACTGTAATTTAATTACTTTGCTGATTTGTCTGATTTATATAAGTAAACGGTACGTGACAGTAAGTCCTAGGTGTAACACTTTGCAGAAATTCCTTCTGTATCTTTTATGCATTTAGTTTTTGTGCCATTTGCCATAGATTTGCTGTGCCGTCTATATGTGATTTATGTGAATGTTTACTAGCCTATTATGtgtttaaaatttccctttttttttttttttaatttcagacgACAGAGCAGCTCAGTCTCTGCTAAACAAACTGATTCGCAGCAACCTGGTAAATACAACTAACCAAGTAGAAGTTCTTCAAAGGGATCCAAACTCACCATTGTATTCTGTCAAATCATTTGAAGAATTAAGATTGTAAGTTAAACCTCTCCTGTCCTTTTAACTCTTGACTTGCAGATACAACCAGAGGGAGGCAAAATTTgactccttttctcttttttatatctAGAAAAAAACAGCTGTTAGATGGTGTATATGCTATGGGCTTCAACAGACCATCAAAAATTCAGGAAAATGCTTTACCTATGATGCTCGCAGTGCCGTAAGTCTACTTTTTTTTATAGCAGTGTGCTTAAAAATAagccatgtttcttttttttatgtaagTTACAGGTTGCCTTCAATGTCGCTTAAATCTTTTGCAGGCCACAGAATTTAATTGCACAATCTCAGTCTGGTACAGGAAAAACTGCCGCTTTTGTGCTTGCAATGTTAAGTCACGTGGAGTCAGTAAACAAATGGCCGCAGGTCAGTGTAACCAAATTAGCTTTATTAAGAATAGATGTAACTCATAAGAAGATATCATCTTACTGTTTGTACCTGCAGTTCCTTCATTTGCACTGATTATAAATTTCATGTTTACAGAGGTAAGCTTCCATAATAAATCACTAAACACTTTctggtgttaaagaaattatggaGATCAACTCAAACGATTCCAATCAAAGTGGAAGCAAAAGTACATGGTGCGGTGTAAAGTGTTATATAAACAAACCCATGCATTATCCTTCAAGGAATACCCCACCTAACAATATGTATCTGTTTTACATGTTACTCCATGTACTTTGTGTCATACACAAGTGAATGGCAGCCAGTGTTGTGCAATGgcaagaaagagaggttaggagcatgtgctgatagctcATTGCTGCATCTACCACAAGAaaaaccacctggattggcacctaagtgcagtgggtgacacctcagcagcacactggtacagtgtgaggttttttgacagtgactggagtgccaatcctgccatgaaaaaaaaatcttgtattgCTCATTTTGCATAATCCACACGTCAATTTTCTAGTTATGTTTATAATCAGGGCTATGGAGTCAGAGTCGAGGAGTCAGAGACAATTTTGAGTACATggggtcggagtcggcaaaaatgtaccaactccgactcctaataaatagaaagtgtaatgaaaaaaacatagcaagttcaaatgtcccatttcacaaacaatagtcataattaattACTTATCTGATGtgagaataaagcccaatgcatagttgtgttactactagtgtgacgTTCAACTGAGCTATTATAAAACCTGACAtgcacatattgtaatctggattatggtacattacaaaaaagtgttttcattttatttcagatataatgtgtttaacaagttcatttgagtgtaaacaagtgctttaggtgtaggtgtgtgctgtggcctgatgtgtgttcaggggttcttgtcttttgtttatacTGGCCAATACGggagagagtcagcttcctagccaatatttctgtggttaaatgacgtgcatgttgccttcctttaatcaacatggaaatacattagcatattaaatacagaggagtcggagtcagaactaccagaaactaaggagtcggagtcgAAGGATTTTCTACCGACTCCACAACCCTGCTTgtaatgtgcaaaatgcatgcttttttactaaaatatactgtagtttcttCCTAAATTATCAGCATGCGCATAAGCAGGATACCTAAACCCTTATTTGAGTCAAATTTTTAATTGAAAGCGGGACTCTtgaccaataataataataatgtagagaGGCAGGTCTTTAATTCAAAAAGGCAATCCCATAAAGCTGTAGGTTTCTTGTTTATGTGCATGCTGATAATTCAGGAAGTAACTACAGTAGGcaagaatatttttgaaaaaataattgattttttcacattttgagcaTAACAGCTAGAAAACAAACTAGATTATGTGAGAGGAACAATGTAAGAATTGTTTCATCATTAAtgttttgtttacattgtttGCCATGGTGCAACACTGACCACCATTGACTtctattataacaaaaatatctttcttcttttttttatatgaaaacccAATACTAAATTTTTCACTATAAAGCAAATGGGTAggaaacttatttaaaaaaaaaaaaattgggtggagtattcctttaatgcagTGAAGAGATGAAGTTATTGAGAGTAATGCAATGGCTCTTAATGATAGAGTGCCTAGGTTAAAAGTAAAatacttacaaataaaaaaatctgcccATGAGGCGAAAATCATCTGTAAACAGAGTTGGGTGCTTGTAATTATTTGCAGTATGTTAGTATGTCAGTAATCTTTTACCTCAAGGGAAAACGTAGAGATATGAAGAAGGTATCATAATGTTAACATTAAACACAAGACCTGCTGCAAGGGATAGAAGTGTCAAATGAAACATTACTACAGTGCCGgtgactgttatttttaagaggcCGTTCCCGTGTAAAAGAAATGAAGAGCTAAATTAATGGATTAATTACCaatactgtatgtctgctttGCTTCAGACCTCCTCTCTATCATGCTGTAGAAAATGTAGGGTATGAAAATGGAGGCAGGGATAGAACTGTTTTTaagctattttttttataatgaaaaagaatcttgtttttgtttttttattttttttattcttgttcaaGACTAATTTTAAGTGTATTAAAGCTTGACATATAGCTTAATGGTGTATTTTGTTTAACACAATGTAGTTTCACCCAGTAAAAACTTTCTTAAATGGCAGCACCTGCTTCAGGATCCCAGTCCTatcattgtctgtgtgaagtttccatgtttctccattttttgagtgtttttttttttttccccatatccCGATACAAGTGCATTATTGATCTATTGGTAAGTCTTAATTGGAGTGTGGGTTTGCGCTTAGGCAGCCCTTGAATGAGAGGTTTCCTGCCTTTCTCTCTGAATTTGGATTAAGctggttataaaaaaaatgattttgtgtaATGTTAAATACTTCCATTTTGTAAGCGATATGTTCATTTACTCCACAGCAGTCTTGTGTTGAATTCTGGGACTAATTCAGTGTTCTTGTACAATGATTCTGTTCATTCATTGTCTTACCGACTGGAGTCTGTGTATCCCTAGGTTTCTGGGAAAGTAACTTTTAGTTCCTCGtttgaaaataaaatcctttCATGCTGCTAGGTTGTCAGTAGGATGCTTTCTTTCAAAAATCCATCAGCAGTACCTAGCTCCTTAAATATAgcacatttattaaaagcatCTCTAAAATAAGATTATATAAGGATTAACCAAACAGACTCTTCAAGTTTTGGCAGTCCTTTATTGTCctattaaaagaaatgtgtttttaaatttaaggattgtaaattttttaattatttcagccTTGAGTATTGTATAATCCTTATCTctatttaaatgtgtgtgtgtttttggttttttttttttgcacagtgcCTTTGTGTTTCTCCAACTTATGAACTGGCATTACAGACTGGGAAAGTCATTGAGCAAATGGGGAAGTTTTACCCAGAGGTGAAACTTGCATATGCAGTCAGAGGAAACAAATGTAGGTATGCCTCAGAGGCTGAAAGTACAAATCTaatgtttgttttgatttcttctatatttattgcattattatgtactaattattatttgattgtgtctttaataatattttatagtcttgttttaaacatttaagccaatGCTCAATAAATATGGTTGAGACCAGCTATCTGGGGAAAAGGGCATGTGATTGTAGAACAGTCTGTAATAAAATAATCTGTTAAATCAAATAGTTCATTTAATCTCTGTAATCTAGTGTATAATATGATGCTAATATTATTCTTTTTTCCctacaaaaataataacataattttGATAGAATTATGCTTGGGTGTAAAAAGAAACTTTATAAATGAATGcagatttaaaaattatttattttgaataaagtaATATGGTACATTTACTATTCTGTGTTTGAAAAGTTCAAAAAGAGATCAAAATATATCACATTGATGCAGCACAGCCACTGCTGAATATGAAGTAGACCCTTATGGAATACCAGAGGCTATTGAAACAGTTTATGTAGTATTgcattggagattttttttttttctttaaaaaaagttctAGATAAGCATAATTTTTTAATTGGGATATCCAGAAGTAAATACAAATACTGTGTAATAGTACATCAATGTAGAtctgtttaaataaaagtatatttcctaaacaatgtcatttttgtatatttgttagTGGAAAGAGGTATGAAAATTCAAGAACAAATTGTAATTGGAACCCCAGGCACAGTACTTGACTGGTGTGCCAAGTTGAAATTTATTGAGCCAAAGAAAATTAGAGTCTTTGTACTGGATGAAGCAGATGTCATGATTGCAACCCAGGGTCACCAAGACCAAAGCATTCGAATTCAAAGGTACATTCTTTTGTTTAAGGAAAACTAAGATTCTTCACTGCCATGTGAACAGGTCTAGTTGTTATTTTCATCATACTAAATAGGTAATACACTATAAATCACAAACTTTCAACCTAAAACACAACAGCACATACTGAGCACAGTCATTGTTAAACTTGCAATCTTCTTAAGGAGGACTATTAAAGGGAAAACAGCGAGGAAGCAGTCTTTCCTGAGATGTTGTATTTTGTTGAACAAGGAGGGTAGAAGCTAGAACAGATTAGTGGAATTAGAAGTCATCATGCAAGAGGGCTAATGACATTCTGGCATTCATGGCTAATGGCTTTCCTGATGATGAACCcagtgtttttttggttttttttccctgcATTAATTCCCATGGAATTGtctttttcacatgacctttgaggATCAGAGTGCAGAGTCAGCTATTGTACAGCCCCTCTGGAGAAATTTTCAGTTCAAGGGCCCAGTGAAGTAGGATTGCTTCTGacagtaacgggatttgaaccagcaacctacAAGATACTAGTGCAGACCCTTAGCCTCTGAGCTACCATTCCGTCCCAGTTTCAAGTTATTGCTGATGTACATTCAAAAAGATCAGATTATAGAAATTGGCTGACTTTGGATATAAAGTGGAATTTATGGTTTTTGCTTCTTCCCATAATCAATAATGTTATCAGTTTATTTAGATGTTTTGTCCTAAAGGCCATTTGTGGTGTATCAAGCAAATGCTCACTTCCCTTCCAGAATGCACTGAGCTTCACTGAATATCCCGCAGAATATATTATCATCTTTGGCATATTTGACAAATTGTATTGAACTGATCGGAGCAAAAAAGGTTTTTGTAAACAGAGAAGACAGTTAGGCTACACAGATCCTTCAAGAGCCGTGCTACTATTAGTCAGACTGCAACTTAACTAAATTGTTTATTGTCTCCTGCTCTTCTGGAAATAAAgtaatacagttgtgcttgaaagtttgtaaaccctttagaattttctatatttctgcataaatatgacctaaaacatcattagattttcactcagatcctaaaagtagataaagagaaaccagttaaacaaatgagacaaaaatattatacttggtcatttatttattatggaaattGATCGAATatgacatatttgtgagtggcaaaagtatgtgaacctttgctttcagtatctggtgtgaccccccctttgcagcaataactgcaactaaacgtttccggtaacttttgatcattcctgcatacaggcttggaggaattttagcccattcctccgtacagaacagcttcaactctgggatgttggtgggtttcctcacattaactgctcgcttcaggtccttccacaacatttcgattggattaaggtcaggactttgacttggccattccaaaacattaactttattcttctttaaccattctttggtagaacgacttgtgttaTTCAGATTCAGTTTATGGACAGATGTCctcacattttcctttagaattctctgatataattcagaattcattgttacatcaatgaaggtaagccgtcctggcccagatgcagcaaaacaggcccaaaccatgatactaccaccaccgtatttcacagatgggataaggttcttatactggaatgcagtgttttcgtTTCTCCAAACAAAATGCTTTTCAATTAaaccaaaatgttctattttggtctcatctgtccacaaaaaattattccaatagccttctggtttgtccacgtgatctgtAGCAAACTGCAgtcgagcagcaatgttttttttggagagcagtggctttctccttgcaaccctgccatgcacaccattgttgttcagtgttctcctgatggtggactcaagaacatgaacattagccaatgtgagagaggccttcagttgcttagaagttaccctggggtcctttgtgacctcgccaactattacacgccatgctcttggagtgatctttgttggtcgaccactcctggggagggtaacaatggtcttgaatttcctccatttgtacacaatctgtccgactgtggattggtggagtccaaactctttacagatggttttgtaaccttttccagcctgatgaacatcaacaactctttttctgaggtcctcagaaatctcccttgttcatgccatgatacacttccacaaaagtgttgtgaagagcagactttgatagatcctgttctttaaataacacagggtgcccacacaCACcagattgtcatcccattgattgaaacacctgactcgaatttcaccttcaaactaactgctaaccctagaggttcacatacttttgccacttacaaatatgtaatattcgatcattttcctcaataaataaatgaccaagtataatatttttgtctcatttgtttaactggtttctctttatttacttttaggacttgagtgaaaatctgatgatgttttaggtcatatttatgcagaaatatagaaaattctaaagggttcacaaactttcaagcagaaCTGTAGGTGTGATGATGCTTGTACCCAAACAGTTCATGGACTAACGTAGTCTCTGAACTGTGGTCTGCAAATAGACATGACTATTCAGTAAATACAAATCAAAAAAAGGTGTGATGGAAGTACTTGAGGTAGTTTTCAGTACACTTCATGGCTCATTGAGAAATCTGGTACTGTTCTGGTAATGCAGAGGTACAAGTTCTGAGATGAATGAAAATGAGAAATGTGGAACTTTTCATTGCTACAAATGTAAAGACTACTGGTCTAAAATCCCAGTGTTTGGTTGTCTTAGTAGACTTGGACACAGGAATGATGGTGGAGTCAATAAAACACAATAGCAGATAAGGAAGATTTTAGGGTACAGTGGAGCCAATATAATTTAGTAACATAGTGCCTAAGCCCACAGGGGTTGACTTTTTAAATAACTGTTATGACTTCATCTTGGAATCTAAATGGCGGGAAAAAGTAATTCAGAGAACATGTAGTGTGTTTTTTGTCTGGATTGTTGAACCTTGATAAAACGTTCGGTGTTTTTTAGAATTGGATATCATGTGTAATCTCAAAGTTGCCATTTTAtaaataacttaattttctttttcatttggagaAGTCCATATTTACCTGTTTTATACTGGTtgttcttgtctttttttctatactcgatttttatttattgttaagcTTCTCCACGTTTCTTTACAGGCCATTATGTATTTTATCTTGATATCTAACAATCGCCTTTCCATTTGGTAGTCATGcttcatatattttaatatattctgtcagaaactatttttttaaataattttaacttaaGGGTTCTGGTACTTCTGGTACTATTTTTAACTTAAGGCTTCTGTGTAACATAATAGAGACCTTCAGTTGTATAAAtgaatgttttcattgtttttttttaaatgttttaatagtcCTAATGATTGGATCAAACTAACGTATGTTTTAAAATGTCTGCAAAAAGGCCTTTGCACAGTGGGAcaagacaaagtaaaaaagatGAGGACCTAACATGACTATGCTGagtctctgttgttctttttttgtagAATGTTGCCAAAAGACTGCCAGATGCTGCTTTTTTCTGCTACCTTTGAAGATTCAGTGTGGAACTTTGCACAGAGGATTGTGCCTGACCCAAACATTATTAAGTTAAAGCGAGAAGAGGAGACTCTGGATACAATCAAGCAGTACTACGTTCTTTGTAACAGCAAAGAAGAGAAATTCCAAGCCCTTTGTAACATATATGGCGCCATCACTATTGCACAAGCTATGATATTTTGCCATGTAAGTTATAAATTATGGACATATTAAATTTGTATCCTACTAGTTGCATTGTTCTGTGGCATACCTTTgatgattaacaaaattaaaattgcattttcACAGACACGAAAAACAGCAGGCTGGTTAGCAGGGGAGCTGTCCAGGGAAGGTCACCAAGTGGCACTACTGAGCGGTGAAATGATGGTAGAACAGAGAGCCGCTGTCATTCAGCGTTTCAGGGAAGGGAAAGAGAAAGTCCTTGTGACAACCAATGTGTGTGCAAGAGGTTAGTTGTGGAAgtcatgtacaaaaatataacatgATTATTTTCTGGCTGTAAGCATTATACACAACTACAAATCTGTTTACACTCTCGGTATGCATTTCCTTCTACTACATCCATTTTAGCATTGCTTTATATAATAATGCTGTATTTGGTATTTGTATTATAGCTTTTTAGCAGTTGTTGGACTTTTTCCTTTTTAGGTTTTCCTGATTTCTGTCTAAAGGTAAAGTACACCTTCTCAACATACTGTAGAGGATACAAGCAAGATATTGTGCTGAGAAACATTTTTCACTCCTAGACTGATCCAGTGATTCTGAACCGTATGGTGTGCTTATTAATCAGACACAGCTTGTCAGAGCTGCTCTGAAATAAATGAGCAacaagttgaatttttttttcctttttattaattttattgcagtccatacaaagcaatcaagtttttacaaaaagaaaaattgagttaagaacagatcgatccccacccctgagagagagagcaagccaaacagcgtgaaatttaagacctgtaaacatacctaaattaataaattctctgtgctttgtgagcttattttaaaatattactgattagatcctgccatgttgtgaaaaaagtctgtatggatcctctgagtatttcattttttccaatttcaaatagtataacgcattggtttcccactgacgtaaaagaggagagtttgggttcttccagtttatcagaataagtctgcgtgccaaaagagTAGTgcatgcaatcacaatttgtttgtccttctccactttaagcccctctggaagaaccccaaacacagctgttaatggaacAAGTTGAATTTAATATAGAAAAATTAATCAAGAatgacattattttaatacagtagCTAACAAAGTACTTCAGAAGAAAGAACAGCATAAATTTCCAGTTAGTAGTCTGTGATCGTCTTAAAGTTTATGCTCAGTATGTGCTGTCTGTTTTGCATATAAATAAAGCCACTAATCTTTTTCACCCCTTATTTAATAGTGTATAATAGCAGGCTACCAGCTGGTTTTGTTTCTCTACATAAGACATTGTCACATCTGCTGGCTTTTTTTGTATGCATGAAGAAGTGATATTTTGAAAAATAGCTTACAAATATAGAAACTAAGATTATCTGTGGTTATAAGGATTGGTTACCATTGCATAGGAATCTGTAAGGGTGAAGCTTTCTCTGCTTTGGCTCAGTGTAGCTCTTTTCAAGAATGTGCACTGTAGTTAAACATAATAATCTTTTATTCACATATTGGTTCTTGACCAAGACAGAAAAACAATTGGTCATTATCCTGTGCAAGCACTCATTTTCACG
This portion of the Polypterus senegalus isolate Bchr_013 chromosome 6, ASM1683550v1, whole genome shotgun sequence genome encodes:
- the LOC120530919 gene encoding ATP-dependent RNA helicase DDX19B; this translates as MAANSWALAVDEQEAAAESIGNLHLSEKSKVESNDTAKPEDNVNKTEDDDKDDRAAQSLLNKLIRSNLVNTTNQVEVLQRDPNSPLYSVKSFEELRLKKQLLDGVYAMGFNRPSKIQENALPMMLAVPPQNLIAQSQSGTGKTAAFVLAMLSHVESVNKWPQCLCVSPTYELALQTGKVIEQMGKFYPEVKLAYAVRGNKLERGMKIQEQIVIGTPGTVLDWCAKLKFIEPKKIRVFVLDEADVMIATQGHQDQSIRIQRMLPKDCQMLLFSATFEDSVWNFAQRIVPDPNIIKLKREEETLDTIKQYYVLCNSKEEKFQALCNIYGAITIAQAMIFCHTRKTAGWLAGELSREGHQVALLSGEMMVEQRAAVIQRFREGKEKVLVTTNVCARGIDVEQVSVVINFDLPVDKDGNPDNETYLHRIGRTGRFGKRGLAINMVDSKFSMNILNRIEEHFNKKIEKLDTDDIDEIEKIAN